In Candidatus Paceibacterota bacterium, a genomic segment contains:
- a CDS encoding GIY-YIG nuclease family protein: MFYVYILKSSRNGKLYKGVTDDLKRRIKEHNLGNSVFTKNNGPWHLIYYEAFISKKDAKREELFLKSGRGKERIRYLLQDIK, encoded by the coding sequence ATGTTTTATGTATATATCTTAAAGAGTTCCAGAAATGGTAAACTATATAAGGGAGTTACTGATGATTTAAAAAGAAGGATAAAAGAGCATAATTTGGGAAATTCAGTTTTTACAAAAAACAATGGTCCGTGGCATCTTATATATTACGAAGCGTTTATTTCAAAAAAAGATGCGAAAAGAGAAGAGTTGTTTTTAAAATCAGGCAGAGGAAAAGAGAGAATAAGATATTTATTACAAGATATAAAATAA
- a CDS encoding trypsin-like peptidase domain-containing protein → MQNKKFIVILIILSLVFGFSGAILGIKLYPSIFPTTQNIETTTAKVSTSEEKAVINTVKKVSPAVVSVILTKDVPVFEEYWSSPYQFLPEYRQKGTKEQQVGGGTGFIISSDGMILTNKHVVSTEGVDYTVVLSDGKKYSAEILARDPSQDIAVLKIKAKNLTTVKLGDSDKIQVGQSVIAIGYALGEFQNTVSVGVVSGIGRTITAGNLTSAQTEELQELIQTDAAINSGNSGGPLLNLSGEVIGINTAMASGAENIGFSIPINSIKNAISEVEKTGKISYPFLGVNHTIINDTIKKEQNLSVNYGALVIKDNNGIAVVSGSAAEKAGLRENDIILEINGKKITEKNTLSKVILSYKVGDKIKLKVLRNGKQIFLGVTLQEKQ, encoded by the coding sequence ATGCAGAACAAAAAATTTATAGTTATATTAATAATATTGTCGTTGGTTTTTGGTTTTAGTGGAGCTATATTAGGTATAAAACTTTATCCATCAATTTTTCCTACGACTCAAAATATCGAAACAACAACAGCTAAAGTTTCAACAAGTGAAGAGAAAGCAGTTATAAATACCGTAAAGAAAGTATCTCCCGCAGTGGTTAGTGTAATTTTAACAAAAGATGTTCCGGTCTTTGAAGAATATTGGTCCTCTCCTTATCAGTTTCTTCCAGAATACAGACAGAAAGGAACTAAAGAGCAGCAAGTTGGAGGAGGGACTGGATTTATTATTTCATCCGATGGCATGATTTTAACTAATAAACATGTAGTTTCAACAGAAGGAGTTGATTACACAGTTGTTTTATCCGACGGGAAGAAATATTCAGCAGAGATTTTAGCAAGAGATCCTTCGCAAGATATCGCAGTTTTAAAAATAAAAGCCAAAAATCTTACAACAGTAAAGCTGGGAGATTCAGATAAAATTCAGGTTGGGCAGAGTGTAATTGCAATCGGATACGCCCTTGGAGAATTTCAAAATACTGTTTCGGTTGGAGTGGTGTCTGGAATAGGAAGAACTATTACAGCAGGAAATTTAACTTCAGCCCAAACAGAAGAATTGCAGGAACTTATTCAGACAGATGCTGCAATTAATTCAGGAAATTCGGGAGGGCCGCTTTTAAATCTATCAGGCGAGGTTATTGGAATAAACACTGCTATGGCCTCGGGCGCTGAGAATATTGGTTTTTCAATACCAATAAATAGCATTAAAAATGCCATTAGCGAGGTAGAGAAAACAGGAAAGATATCTTATCCATTTTTGGGAGTAAACCACACAATTATAAATGACACAATAAAAAAAGAGCAAAATTTATCAGTAAATTACGGAGCATTAGTTATAAAGGATAATAATGGAATCGCTGTGGTATCTGGGAGTGCCGCAGAAAAAGCAGGGCTTCGAGAAAACGATATTATTTTAGAAATCAATGGAAAAAAAATAACAGAAAAAAATACATTAAGTAAAGTTATTCTTTCTTATAAAGTTGGCGATAAAATTAAATTAAAAGTTTTAAGAAACGGGAAACAAATCTTTCTTGGAGTTACACTTCAAGAAAAACAATAA